In one window of Campylobacter coli DNA:
- a CDS encoding DNA polymerase III subunit gamma/tau codes for MLQALAIKYRPKTFDELIGQKTVSTSLKYALNHNRLAHAYLFSGLRGSGKTSSARIFSRALVCDNGPSDTPCGTCKQCLAALEGKHIDIIEMDAASNRGLEDIQALIEQTKYTPSMARFKIFIIDEVHMLTPQAANALLKTLEEPPSYVKFILATTDPLKLPATVLSRTQHFRFKQIPQNEILNHLKEILNKENVKFEEEALKFVARSGNGSLRDTLTLLDQAIIFCQNDISTSKITDMLGFLDPAKIKEFYHAILTKNKDRVFDFLEELKDYEASSVIDEMLFYLKESFFAKSSEFSTLIYERFFRILARAKNLICDDDGFTLCVMAFMMMEASHLKEIDTQINEIQKNLTNTNSNPEKQEIKTPIAVEIQKSSPIKNAYEILLEKIYDRDYELGECFKQSTQFISYENEILTIGSNAQGSNRDKLNKGFKLIQELFRNHFGSNAKIAVQKAIIIDESKLQSLTQELPQQNNEAQSPKKIDLHSSFNELKQGAKKFDPQEDTKEALREYFGEPKIEN; via the coding sequence ATGCTTCAAGCCTTAGCGATTAAATACAGACCTAAAACCTTTGATGAACTCATAGGACAAAAAACAGTCAGCACGAGCTTAAAATATGCATTAAATCACAATCGCTTAGCTCATGCTTATCTCTTTTCAGGCTTACGCGGAAGCGGTAAAACCTCAAGTGCTAGAATTTTTTCTAGAGCCCTAGTTTGTGATAATGGCCCAAGCGATACTCCTTGTGGAACTTGTAAACAATGCCTTGCTGCACTCGAAGGCAAACATATAGACATCATAGAAATGGACGCTGCTAGCAATCGTGGGCTAGAAGACATACAAGCTCTTATTGAGCAAACCAAATACACCCCTTCTATGGCAAGATTTAAAATCTTTATCATCGATGAAGTACATATGCTAACACCTCAAGCTGCTAATGCACTTTTAAAAACACTAGAAGAGCCTCCAAGCTATGTAAAATTTATCCTAGCAACCACCGATCCTTTAAAATTGCCCGCTACCGTGCTTTCAAGGACGCAACATTTTCGCTTCAAGCAAATTCCGCAAAATGAAATTTTAAATCATTTAAAAGAAATTTTAAACAAAGAAAATGTCAAATTTGAAGAAGAAGCCTTGAAATTTGTCGCAAGAAGTGGAAACGGCTCTTTAAGAGATACTCTTACCTTGCTTGATCAAGCTATTATCTTTTGCCAAAACGATATAAGTACGAGCAAGATTACTGATATGTTAGGCTTTTTAGACCCTGCTAAAATCAAGGAATTTTACCATGCCATTTTAACAAAAAATAAGGATAGAGTTTTTGATTTTTTAGAAGAGCTTAAAGACTACGAAGCCTCGAGTGTGATCGATGAAATGCTTTTTTATTTAAAAGAAAGTTTTTTTGCAAAAAGTAGTGAATTTTCAACTCTCATTTATGAAAGATTTTTCCGTATCCTAGCAAGGGCAAAAAATCTTATCTGCGATGATGATGGCTTTACACTTTGCGTGATGGCTTTTATGATGATGGAAGCAAGTCATTTAAAAGAAATCGATACGCAAATTAACGAAATTCAAAAAAACCTCACAAATACAAATTCTAATCCAGAAAAACAAGAAATAAAAACCCCTATAGCAGTAGAAATTCAAAAATCTTCACCGATTAAAAATGCGTATGAAATTTTACTTGAAAAAATCTACGATAGGGATTATGAACTTGGAGAATGTTTTAAACAAAGCACTCAATTTATAAGTTATGAAAATGAAATTTTGACTATTGGCTCAAACGCACAAGGAAGCAATCGTGATAAGCTTAATAAGGGCTTTAAACTGATCCAAGAACTTTTTAGAAATCATTTTGGTTCCAATGCTAAAATTGCTGTACAAAAAGCAATCATTATAGATGAGAGCAAATTACAATCCTTAACCCAAGAACTACCTCAACAAAATAATGAAGCGCAAAGTCCTAAAAAAATAGATCTTCACTCTTCTTTTAATGAGCTAAAACAAGGGGCAAAGAAATTTGATCCTCAAGAGGATACAAAAGAAGCTTTAAGAGAATATTTTGGAGAACCCAAAATAGAAAACTAA